The Periplaneta americana isolate PAMFEO1 chromosome 9, P.americana_PAMFEO1_priV1, whole genome shotgun sequence genome contains a region encoding:
- the LOC138705574 gene encoding odorant receptor 67c-like produces the protein MNGSRLSMMEARSVIPITSDRLASMQNVEDFLSLLPSSETELDSTESEFSTSVVQKEMEQYLVECIKHHQKLLDVSEKLDTLWTTVFFVQFLTASLLICFLGFQAMTMPIDHNFMKMLGYLSTVVTQLGLFCAIGSNLMTQSEAVYNAVYDSEWYRQSAHYTFCTAMIMMRAQRPVQITAGWFGTLSLPLYASLLQSSYSYLALLSSMHEE, from the exons atgaatggaa GTCGCCTGTCAATGATGGAAGCCAGAAGTGTTATTCCCATTACCAGCGATCGACTTGCAAGTATGCAGAACGTTGAAGATTTTCTGAGCTTACTGCCGTCGTCAGAGACTGAATTGGACAGTACAGAGTCGGAATTTTCAACTTCGGTcgttcagaaagagatggaacaGTATCTCGTCGAGTGCATCAAGCATCATCAGAAGCTTCTAGA TGTCAGCGAGAAACTGGACACTCTGTGGACAACGGTTTTCTTTGTGCAGTTTCTGACTGCATCACTGTTGATTTGCTTCCTGGGATTTCAGGCAATGACC ATGCCAATTGACCACAACTTTATGAAGATGCTGGGTTATTTATCGACAGTGGTGACACAGCTGGGTCTGTTCTGCGCTATCGGCTCGAATCTCATGACGCAG AGTGAAGCCGTGTACAACGCGGTGTATGACAGCGAATGGTACCGGCAGTCTGCTCACTACACATTCTGCACCGCCATGATCATGATGCGCGCTCAGAGACCTGTACAGATCACTGCAGGCTGGTTTGGAACACTGTCCCTGCCGCTTTATGCTTCG TTGCTGCAGTCATCATATTCCTACTTGGCCTTGCTCAGCAGTATGCACGAGGAGTAA